A single window of Streptomyces sp. NBC_00464 DNA harbors:
- a CDS encoding tetratricopeptide repeat protein yields MEGLTLLGLGEALTELGEAEEARSCFRQVLALGDAADSSHLKTAQELLDALPAE; encoded by the coding sequence TTGGAGGGACTCACGCTCCTGGGTCTGGGTGAGGCCCTGACCGAACTGGGAGAAGCCGAGGAAGCGCGCTCCTGCTTCCGTCAGGTCCTCGCCCTCGGAGACGCGGCCGACAGCAGCCACCTGAAGACAGCACAGGAGCTCCTGGACGCGCTCCCTGCCGAGTGA
- a CDS encoding GAF domain-containing protein, with amino-acid sequence MTDPWVALAADANPGARLGELRRAHEVFTSDGRLETPVRSVVAQSWRRSARARVSPDGAASVELCASELGPYRDTHPLARVMPMIRELMSAYAMDGEHLLAVCDAHGRLLWVEGHARARRRAERMNFVEGARWAESEAGTNAPGTALAVDRPVQVFAAEHFLRPVQQWTCAAAPLHDPHTGRVLGAVDITGGNGLAHPHSLAFVQAVARAAESQLALVAPRPAGGSAQLSALGSDEALLVLDGRKIRLSRRHSEILVTLALHPEGLGGDELLIELYEDESVSPVTMRAELARLRRLLGPELLRSRPYRLGEPVDADFDAVARRLESGAVAAALGGYAGPLLPRSQAPAVVRQRRRIAGRLRDALIARGDPGLLADWAYSPWGAEDLSVWQALAAAAPLERRAALRARARTLDAEQRA; translated from the coding sequence TTGACGGATCCCTGGGTGGCTCTGGCCGCCGACGCGAACCCCGGCGCCCGGCTCGGTGAACTACGCCGTGCGCACGAGGTGTTCACCTCCGACGGACGACTGGAGACACCGGTCCGCTCCGTCGTGGCGCAGTCGTGGCGACGCTCGGCCCGGGCGCGGGTCAGCCCTGACGGCGCCGCCTCGGTCGAGCTCTGCGCGAGCGAACTCGGTCCGTACCGGGACACGCACCCCCTGGCTCGCGTCATGCCGATGATCCGCGAACTCATGAGCGCCTACGCCATGGACGGCGAGCATCTGCTCGCGGTCTGCGATGCGCACGGCAGGCTGCTGTGGGTCGAGGGGCATGCACGGGCCCGTCGGCGCGCCGAGCGGATGAACTTCGTGGAAGGCGCCCGCTGGGCCGAGTCGGAGGCCGGGACGAACGCACCCGGCACGGCTCTCGCGGTCGACCGCCCGGTCCAGGTGTTCGCCGCCGAGCACTTCCTTCGCCCGGTCCAGCAGTGGACGTGTGCGGCAGCCCCGCTGCACGATCCGCATACGGGCCGGGTGCTCGGCGCCGTCGACATCACCGGCGGGAACGGACTCGCGCATCCGCACAGCCTGGCGTTCGTACAGGCTGTGGCGCGTGCCGCCGAGTCCCAGCTCGCACTCGTCGCGCCGCGGCCCGCCGGCGGGTCGGCACAGCTCTCCGCGCTCGGCAGCGACGAGGCGCTCCTGGTCCTGGACGGGCGCAAGATCCGGCTCAGCCGACGCCACAGCGAGATCCTGGTGACGCTTGCCCTCCATCCGGAAGGCCTCGGCGGTGACGAACTGCTGATCGAACTGTACGAGGACGAGTCCGTCTCCCCCGTGACGATGCGGGCCGAACTCGCGCGGCTGCGGCGGCTTCTGGGACCCGAGCTGCTGCGCTCGCGTCCGTACCGGCTGGGTGAGCCGGTGGACGCCGACTTCGATGCCGTCGCGCGCAGGCTGGAGTCCGGGGCCGTGGCGGCAGCGCTCGGCGGGTACGCGGGCCCTCTGCTGCCGCGTTCGCAGGCACCGGCGGTCGTCCGACAGCGTCGCCGGATCGCCGGCCGGCTGCGGGACGCGCTGATCGCGCGGGGTGATCCGGGATTGCTCGCCGACTGGGCGTACAGCCCGTGGGGCGCGGAGGACCTCTCTGTCTGGCAGGCGCTCGCCGCGGCGGCACCCCTGGAGCGGCGGGCGGCGCTCCGGGCCAGGGCCAGGACGCTCGACGCGGAGCAGCGCGCTTAG
- a CDS encoding DUF2690 domain-containing protein → MHKSTSVKALLVGAATIAATMIPLAGTSYAASCYSLTCDNLGPVTYTCDDDGIEARRVESADRVARLIWSSKCQAAWVNVKGTQGSIYNSYGYIERYNSSGTVLQKSLSVAIPHGTTTDWSNMLGNSNTGNLFRVCISFQGDEYPLKCSTKY, encoded by the coding sequence ATGCACAAGTCGACTTCGGTCAAGGCACTGCTCGTCGGGGCAGCCACGATCGCCGCCACCATGATTCCGCTCGCCGGGACGTCATACGCGGCGAGTTGTTACAGCCTCACCTGCGACAACTTGGGACCTGTCACGTATACGTGTGACGACGACGGCATCGAGGCGCGGCGAGTCGAGAGCGCGGACCGGGTGGCGAGACTCATCTGGTCGTCGAAGTGCCAGGCCGCTTGGGTCAACGTGAAGGGCACGCAGGGGTCGATCTACAACTCGTACGGCTACATCGAGAGGTACAACTCCAGCGGCACCGTTCTCCAGAAGTCGCTGTCGGTGGCGATCCCCCACGGGACCACGACCGACTGGTCGAACATGCTCGGTAACTCCAACACTGGCAATCTGTTCCGAGTCTGCATCAGTTTCCAGGGGGACGAGTACCCGCTCAAGTGCTCTACGAAGTACTGA
- a CDS encoding SAM-dependent methyltransferase: MADEQDTPTPVDGIDTGTPHSARVWNYWLGGKDNHEADRRLGATMEELYPQIIDIARASRAFQARAVRYLAGEAGIRQFLDLGTGLPTANATHEVAQDVEPTARIVYVDHDPIVLAHARALLTSRPEGATDYVHADLRDAKTVLREAARTLDLDKPVAVMVLSTLGHVADSGEAAALLRSYLDALPAGSHLMLCDTIGTPETEAGSEEYASGGAMPYISRPKEIMATFADGLDLVEPGFGSISLWRPDEPAVGEPVDQWGFVAAKR, from the coding sequence ATGGCTGACGAGCAAGACACCCCGACGCCGGTGGACGGAATCGACACGGGCACGCCGCATTCGGCGCGGGTGTGGAACTACTGGCTGGGCGGCAAGGACAACCACGAGGCGGACCGCCGGCTAGGGGCGACGATGGAGGAGCTGTACCCGCAGATCATCGACATAGCGCGCGCCTCCCGGGCGTTCCAGGCACGAGCGGTGCGCTATCTGGCCGGTGAGGCGGGGATTCGGCAGTTCCTGGATCTCGGCACCGGTCTGCCGACGGCGAACGCGACGCACGAGGTCGCCCAGGACGTCGAGCCGACGGCACGCATCGTGTACGTGGACCACGACCCGATCGTCCTGGCGCACGCACGTGCCCTGCTGACCAGTCGGCCAGAGGGGGCGACGGACTATGTGCACGCGGACCTGAGGGACGCGAAGACGGTGCTGCGAGAAGCCGCCCGGACGCTGGACCTCGACAAGCCGGTGGCTGTGATGGTGCTCTCGACACTGGGACACGTCGCGGACTCGGGCGAGGCCGCGGCGCTGCTCCGCAGCTACTTGGACGCGCTGCCCGCGGGCAGCCACCTGATGCTGTGCGACACCATCGGGACCCCGGAGACGGAGGCCGGGTCCGAGGAGTACGCCAGCGGCGGTGCCATGCCGTACATCTCGCGCCCCAAGGAGATCATGGCGACCTTCGCGGACGGACTCGACCTGGTGGAGCCGGGCTTCGGCTCGATCAGCCTGTGGCGTCCCGACGAGCCCGCCGTCGGCGAGCCGGTCGACCAGTGGGGATTCGTGGCGGCCAAGCGGTAG
- a CDS encoding helix-turn-helix domain-containing protein — protein sequence MSEEKSFGVVLRGLRQRGRLTMEELAEASGVSVRAIGDMERGRSRVPQRRTVMALAEGLGLADAEREALLVAARAARPTRAMAAAGAVVPPRSVGASRGVIVSWRG from the coding sequence GTGTCCGAAGAGAAGTCATTCGGGGTGGTGCTACGGGGTCTGCGGCAACGGGGCCGTTTGACGATGGAGGAGCTGGCTGAGGCCTCGGGCGTAAGTGTCCGGGCGATCGGCGACATGGAGCGGGGGCGTAGTCGGGTTCCGCAGCGGCGCACGGTGATGGCGCTGGCGGAGGGGCTGGGGCTGGCGGATGCGGAGCGGGAGGCGCTGCTGGTTGCGGCGCGGGCGGCGCGTCCGACGCGTGCGATGGCGGCGGCAGGGGCCGTGGTGCCGCCCCGGTCGGTGGGGGCCTCACGGGGCGTGATCGTGAGCTGGCGCGGCTGA
- a CDS encoding helix-turn-helix domain-containing protein gives MSSVLTTTSVPDQDRVAYWNDAVNRTLVPVAVTPHSDGLFDARIVTNRLGYLQVSTMEADAERVSRTPALIARSSEALVAVGVQISGTATFIQDGRRAEVGEGDLVVCDRSRPYSFDYPQRFATHVFQLPRRTLGVPDSDIRQVTGHAIGTRHGFGAVLLPFLASLAASPDAYPPAVADRLAGNVVDLFATLITERAHPSGTDAEDTARSHLLLRVRDHINRNLSDPDLSPENIARAHRISIRYLHRLFEGEGTTVGRLIQKRRLEECGRELARRGRTAPTVSAVAQRWGFVNPAHFSRAFRAAYGVSPREWRNLRTLQDDVALSPVGRPAPSSTVADRPGADLAPARG, from the coding sequence TTGAGCTCGGTGTTGACGACCACCTCGGTGCCAGACCAGGACAGGGTCGCCTACTGGAACGATGCGGTGAACAGGACGCTGGTGCCGGTGGCCGTGACCCCGCACAGCGACGGCCTCTTCGACGCCCGGATCGTCACCAACCGACTCGGGTATCTCCAGGTCTCCACCATGGAGGCCGACGCGGAGCGCGTCAGCCGCACTCCGGCACTGATCGCCCGCTCGTCCGAGGCGCTGGTGGCCGTCGGTGTCCAGATATCGGGCACGGCCACCTTCATCCAGGACGGCCGGCGAGCCGAGGTGGGTGAGGGAGACCTCGTGGTGTGCGACAGGAGCCGACCGTACTCCTTCGACTATCCGCAGCGGTTCGCCACCCACGTCTTCCAACTGCCCCGCCGCACGCTGGGCGTGCCGGACAGCGACATCCGGCAGGTCACCGGTCATGCCATCGGCACCAGGCACGGCTTCGGCGCGGTACTGCTCCCGTTCCTGGCCTCCCTGGCCGCCTCGCCGGACGCCTACCCGCCGGCCGTCGCGGACCGGTTGGCCGGCAATGTCGTCGACCTGTTCGCCACCCTGATCACCGAGCGGGCCCACCCGAGCGGCACGGACGCCGAGGACACCGCCCGCAGCCACCTGCTCCTACGCGTCCGCGACCACATCAACCGGAACCTGAGCGACCCGGACCTGTCGCCGGAGAACATCGCCCGGGCGCACCGGATCTCCATCCGGTACCTCCACCGGCTGTTCGAAGGCGAGGGGACCACCGTCGGTCGGCTCATCCAGAAACGGCGCCTGGAGGAGTGCGGCCGCGAACTGGCCCGCCGCGGCAGGACAGCCCCCACCGTGTCCGCCGTTGCCCAGCGGTGGGGCTTCGTCAACCCCGCCCACTTCAGCCGGGCCTTCCGCGCCGCTTACGGCGTCTCCCCCCGTGAATGGCGGAACCTGCGCACCCTCCAGGACGACGTCGCGCTGTCTCCCGTGGGCAGGCCTGCGCCATCGTCCACGGTGGCCGACCGACCGGGGGCTGACCTTGCACCCGCCAGGGGGTAG
- a CDS encoding alpha/beta hydrolase encodes MTDFPRSPLRHPVLDHPTRAFVDRHACPSSAHDRDLEQARLDLARLQGEDGPPDGQDTSTEWFALPGGPTGHVRVKVVKPADSVGKIPVVLFLHGLGWVLGDAGTHERLVRAFAVGTDAAVVFVEYERAPEAQYPVAIEQCYAVAKWICEQGGEIGLDGSRMAAVGDSAGGNLVAALTLLAKERGGVRLLQQVLLCPITDADFDTPSYQRFARGYFLGRETMRWFWDQYLPDARQRSEATASPLQATLEQLTGLPPALVVTSEADVLRDEGEAYAAKLRAAGVAVVSMRYHGTIHGFMVLDPLRNTDAARAALTQALDTVHVALHRHRG; translated from the coding sequence GTGACCGACTTCCCCCGTTCGCCCCTTCGGCACCCGGTCCTGGACCACCCCACCCGAGCGTTCGTGGACAGGCACGCCTGCCCATCGTCGGCGCACGACCGGGACCTGGAACAGGCCCGGCTGGACCTGGCCCGGCTGCAGGGCGAGGACGGTCCGCCAGACGGGCAGGACACCTCCACGGAGTGGTTCGCACTGCCGGGTGGGCCGACCGGTCACGTACGGGTGAAGGTGGTCAAGCCCGCCGACAGCGTCGGAAAAATCCCGGTCGTGCTGTTCCTGCACGGGCTGGGCTGGGTTCTGGGTGATGCCGGCACCCATGAGCGCCTGGTGCGCGCGTTCGCCGTCGGTACGGACGCGGCTGTGGTCTTCGTCGAGTACGAACGCGCCCCCGAGGCGCAGTATCCGGTCGCCATCGAACAGTGTTACGCGGTCGCGAAGTGGATCTGCGAGCAAGGCGGCGAGATCGGCCTGGACGGGAGCCGGATGGCCGCCGTGGGCGACTCGGCCGGCGGCAACCTGGTGGCGGCGCTGACCCTCCTCGCCAAGGAGCGGGGCGGGGTGCGGCTGCTGCAGCAGGTGCTGCTCTGCCCCATCACCGACGCCGACTTCGACACACCCTCGTACCAGCGGTTCGCCAGGGGCTACTTCCTCGGTCGCGAGACCATGCGCTGGTTCTGGGACCAGTACCTGCCCGATGCGCGGCAGCGCAGCGAGGCCACCGCATCACCGCTGCAGGCGACCCTGGAGCAGCTCACCGGACTCCCTCCCGCGCTGGTGGTCACCAGCGAGGCCGACGTGCTGCGCGACGAGGGTGAGGCCTATGCGGCGAAGCTCAGGGCGGCCGGCGTCGCAGTGGTCTCCATGCGGTACCACGGGACGATCCACGGCTTCATGGTGCTCGATCCGCTGCGCAACACGGACGCCGCCCGCGCAGCTCTCACCCAGGCCCTCGACACCGTGCACGTCGCTCTGCACCGACATCGCGGCTGA
- the exaC gene encoding acetaldehyde dehydrogenase ExaC, translating into MTRYAAPGTEGAIVSYESRYDHWIGGAYVPPARGQYFENPSPVNGRPFTEIARGTEADVERALDAAHAAAPAWAAVSAADRATVLNRIADRMEEHLEELAVAESWENGKPVRETLAADIPLAIDHFRYFAGALRAQEGSLSEIDDDTVAYHFHEPLGVVAQIIPWNFPILMAVWKLAPALAAGNAVVLKPAEQTPASIHVWMSLVADLLPAGVVNILNGFGVEAGKPLASSPRVAKIAFTGETSTGRLIMQYASENLKPVTLELGGKSPNLFFDDVWALDDDFRDKALEGFTMFALNQGEVCTCPSRALIQRGHYNEFLEAGIARTEQIVPGHPLDTETMIGAQASDDQLKKILSYLEIGQQEGAKILTGGQLIEHGGELEGGYYVQPTIFEGDNRMRVFQEEIFGPVLAVTSFSDFDEGIRTANDTLYGLGAGVWTRDTNTAYRAGRAIKAGRVWTNCYHAYPAHAAFGGYKQSGIGRENHKMMLEHYQQTKNLLVSYSPKKLGFF; encoded by the coding sequence ATGACCCGTTACGCCGCGCCGGGCACCGAGGGCGCCATCGTCTCGTACGAGTCCCGTTACGACCACTGGATCGGTGGCGCCTATGTCCCGCCGGCCCGTGGTCAGTACTTCGAGAATCCGAGCCCCGTCAACGGCCGCCCCTTCACGGAGATCGCCCGCGGGACCGAGGCCGACGTCGAGCGCGCCCTGGACGCCGCCCATGCGGCGGCCCCTGCCTGGGCCGCCGTGTCCGCGGCTGACCGTGCGACCGTACTGAACCGGATCGCCGACCGCATGGAAGAGCATCTGGAGGAGCTGGCGGTCGCCGAGAGCTGGGAGAACGGCAAGCCGGTGCGCGAGACGCTGGCCGCCGACATTCCGCTGGCCATCGACCACTTCCGGTACTTCGCGGGTGCGCTGCGCGCCCAGGAGGGCTCGCTCAGCGAGATCGACGACGACACCGTCGCGTACCACTTCCACGAGCCGCTGGGTGTGGTGGCTCAGATCATTCCGTGGAACTTCCCGATCCTGATGGCAGTCTGGAAGCTCGCCCCCGCGCTCGCTGCCGGGAACGCGGTGGTCCTCAAGCCGGCCGAGCAGACCCCCGCCTCGATCCATGTGTGGATGAGCCTGGTCGCGGATCTGCTTCCCGCCGGCGTCGTCAACATCCTCAATGGCTTCGGCGTGGAGGCAGGCAAGCCGCTTGCCTCCAGTCCGCGGGTCGCGAAGATCGCCTTCACCGGCGAGACCTCGACGGGGCGCCTGATCATGCAGTACGCCTCGGAGAACCTCAAGCCGGTCACGCTGGAGCTGGGCGGCAAGTCGCCGAACCTCTTCTTCGACGACGTGTGGGCGCTGGACGACGACTTCCGCGACAAGGCACTCGAAGGGTTCACCATGTTCGCCCTCAACCAGGGCGAAGTGTGCACGTGTCCGTCGCGGGCGCTGATCCAGCGCGGACACTACAACGAGTTCCTCGAAGCGGGCATCGCCCGTACCGAACAGATCGTGCCCGGGCACCCGCTGGACACCGAAACGATGATCGGCGCACAGGCATCCGACGACCAGCTGAAGAAGATCCTTTCGTACCTGGAGATCGGGCAGCAGGAGGGTGCCAAGATCCTGACCGGTGGTCAGCTCATCGAGCACGGAGGTGAGTTGGAGGGCGGATACTACGTCCAGCCGACGATCTTCGAGGGTGACAACCGGATGCGGGTCTTCCAGGAGGAGATCTTCGGCCCCGTGCTCGCCGTGACGTCCTTCTCGGACTTCGACGAAGGAATCAGGACGGCGAACGACACGCTGTACGGGCTCGGCGCGGGCGTATGGACGCGGGACACCAACACCGCCTACCGGGCGGGCCGGGCTATCAAGGCGGGCAGGGTCTGGACGAACTGCTACCACGCCTATCCGGCGCACGCCGCTTTCGGCGGATACAAGCAGTCGGGCATCGGCAGGGAGAACCACAAGATGATGCTGGAGCACTACCAGCAGACGAAGAATCTCCTGGTTTCGTACTCGCCGAAGAAGCTGGGCTTCTTCTAG
- a CDS encoding alpha/beta hydrolase domain-containing protein, giving the protein MRMPARLSRRFATAAALGALLCGALFADPLATTAAAAPAAAANPTVTVPPAGSHGFPFLAAAEDLGSFGYTESEYFISGTATSYAKSGLWTSDGRWSVRASGTADYKSRLLVRRPADPAKFNGTVVVEWLNVSGQLDLSPDYWFERDELLREGYAWVGVSAQAVGVNGGLGGIKGLKDWDPARYGTLVHPGDAFAYDIFSQAGQALRTPNGPSPLGALPVRTLLADGESQSAGFMTTYVNAVQPLAKVYDGFMVHSNSAIASPISGVLAGTLLMPNPSRIRTDLAAPTFVVLTETDVPGAATARQPDTGSVVHWELAGTAHGDQWAYDLGEATVQKSAGSAAPSADCATGSAPFNDGPGHWAMNSALRHLATWARGGARPPSSQPLSTVLRDPATGLATGGVRLPDITVPTRTLTGSRDTTGSGVFCGLYGARDAWNGDADVWDRHDDGDPSDPYFPATAEPVLSRLYPTHADYVSKVRAAAQTSIDAGYLLPEDATAIVGAAQESGIGG; this is encoded by the coding sequence ATGCGCATGCCTGCCCGGTTATCCCGGCGGTTCGCCACAGCCGCCGCGCTGGGGGCGCTGCTCTGCGGCGCCCTCTTCGCCGACCCGCTGGCCACCACGGCCGCGGCTGCCCCCGCCGCGGCCGCGAACCCGACAGTCACCGTCCCGCCCGCCGGCAGTCACGGCTTCCCGTTCCTCGCCGCGGCGGAGGACCTCGGCTCGTTCGGCTACACCGAGAGCGAGTACTTCATTTCGGGCACCGCCACGTCCTACGCCAAGTCCGGCCTGTGGACGTCGGACGGCCGGTGGAGCGTTCGCGCGTCCGGCACCGCCGACTACAAGAGCCGCCTGCTGGTGCGCCGCCCCGCCGATCCGGCGAAGTTCAACGGCACGGTGGTCGTGGAGTGGCTCAACGTCAGCGGGCAGCTCGACCTCTCCCCGGACTACTGGTTCGAGCGGGACGAGCTGCTGCGCGAGGGCTACGCCTGGGTCGGTGTCTCGGCGCAGGCCGTCGGGGTCAACGGCGGACTGGGCGGGATCAAGGGCCTCAAGGACTGGGACCCGGCCAGGTACGGCACCCTGGTCCACCCCGGTGACGCCTTCGCCTACGACATCTTCTCCCAGGCGGGCCAGGCGCTGCGGACCCCGAACGGGCCGAGCCCGCTCGGCGCGCTCCCGGTCCGGACGCTGCTCGCCGACGGCGAGTCGCAGTCGGCGGGCTTCATGACGACGTACGTCAACGCCGTCCAGCCGCTCGCCAAGGTCTACGACGGCTTCATGGTGCACAGCAACAGCGCGATCGCCTCGCCCATCAGCGGCGTGCTCGCCGGCACGTTGCTGATGCCGAACCCGTCCCGGATCAGGACCGACCTGGCGGCGCCGACGTTCGTCGTGCTCACCGAGACCGATGTGCCGGGCGCCGCAACCGCACGGCAGCCGGACACCGGCAGCGTCGTGCACTGGGAGCTGGCCGGCACCGCGCACGGTGACCAGTGGGCCTACGACCTCGGTGAGGCAACGGTGCAGAAGTCGGCGGGTTCGGCCGCGCCGTCGGCCGACTGCGCCACCGGTTCGGCTCCCTTCAACGACGGGCCCGGCCACTGGGCGATGAACTCGGCACTGCGCCACCTGGCCACCTGGGCGCGGGGCGGTGCGCGGCCGCCGAGCAGTCAACCGCTGAGCACCGTCCTGCGGGACCCGGCCACCGGCCTGGCCACCGGCGGTGTCCGTCTGCCGGACATCACGGTGCCCACCCGCACGCTCACGGGTTCGCGCGACACCACGGGCAGCGGCGTGTTCTGCGGCCTGTACGGCGCCCGCGACGCGTGGAACGGCGACGCCGACGTCTGGGACCGGCACGACGACGGCGACCCGTCCGACCCCTACTTCCCGGCCACCGCGGAACCGGTCCTCAGCCGGCTCTACCCGACCCACGCCGACTACGTGAGCAAGGTGCGCGCGGCCGCGCAGACGTCCATCGATGCCGGATACCTGCTGCCGGAGGACGCGACGGCAATCGTTGGCGCCGCGCAGGAATCGGGCATCGGCGGCTGA